Part of the Anguilla rostrata isolate EN2019 chromosome 10, ASM1855537v3, whole genome shotgun sequence genome, CGATTCTAGCATTTTCTGTCTGTAGTTTAAAGTAGAAACCAAGCGATCAAAACTATgccattgtgtatttttttttccttcatgaaCTGAATGATCCTTGTAGTGTTTTGGCGAAGATAAAGGTTTCACGcttcaaacatattttcatttgtatgttttCTAACAGACTAGCATCCTTATTAGTATCAAGGGAATGGGTACATAACAGACGCCGATGTAGTCTacttttgaagtaaaatttgacagtaaGATTTCATTtgataaaatgcacaaatggcCCTAGGCTTGACACGCGTAATGAGTTTATTGTTCAACCATTGCATGAAGTGCCTtctttaaaattgttttgcaatatgtcattaaatgtaatggaCCAATGCGTTACTTTATGTGCTGTTGACCAGAATGTCTTTCTTCAAGCGTGAAGTGATGTTAACAGATTTGAAGGAACCTGCTGCGACATAGTTGGGGTTTTCCTGAAAGTGATGTTTTATACGGTTGTTTACTTAGCAGGGACTATATTAAACCTGCGCCAAAGTTCCTCTGGTTGAAAGAATCGGGCGGTTGACCACTCTGAAGTTTTTGTCTGTGATATGAGAAGGCCCTCTAGTGGGAAAGGAGTGAAGTGGCAGACTTCTGGAGAGGGATCACGCTGTACTGTGCTAATGATTACACAACCGCACTCAGAACCTGTAAGCATTCAAAAAATCAGCaagattattttaataattcgTTTGCTACTCGTTTTTAAATGGACTGCTGTGCTGGTTTATCAGTGCAGTGAGTTTTAGGCTTTTGCGACAAACAGTTTGGGCTGATAGTGTTTACTTTACATTAAATGCAACTCAGTGAGAACTTATTTGACAccttaagtattttttttttttaaacataatgcaagcatcttggatgacaaaaacatgttacagtgaaaatattttccaaaatgttatgctgtgtttactgaatgtcccttgtagtgtaggttccAGCACAGtaaatatatggttcttgaggtTATGACCAGAGACTCAcgccccctacaggggacaTAAATGAATTACAGGCACTTAGGAGTGCAGACTGAAGGGTATTCCATGTATTTGACAGagatgtgcatttaaaaaatgtgaattatgtttgacctgtttgttttctgtctttatgttccaaatttgaattgaataatCGGCCAGCTAACTGGTCAGTAGTTTACCGGGTCTCTAAACTCAACTCTTTCTTCCAGGCTAAGAGAGCGGTTCAGAGGGGTGCAACTGCGGTCATCTTCGACGTGTCCGAAAACCCGGATGCCATCGATCAGGTCAGTGCGCTTTCCGATTCGGTTCTTATTTTCAGTGACTGCAGATCCAGGCTTTCTCAACTCTCCTAAAAATGGCCGAGGCATCCACGGTGTCTGGTGCTTACCCGCCCCgggacaagttttttttttttgtggaagtgGAATAGTGTTTTTGCTTTATCGCGTCCAACTTAGCAGCATTGCTGCGGTTCGAGAGAAAATCTGTATTCACGGCGGTTCCCTTTGAATTTCCTCCCGCTGTACTAAATCCGTCTCCCTGCGGAACAGAACGTGAAAGGGGGGGAAAGCTTTTCCTCCGCTAACACGCGAGACGGTATTTTAGAGACAAAACGGCGGACCTAAAACAACATCTTCCGTTTCTGCAGATTTGGGTCTCTCGGGCCTTGTGGGCAAGAACCGGTCCAATCAAGGTCTGCATTTTGGCTGTGGTTCCGCTACAGGAATGAATAAcaagacccaaaaaaaaaaaaaaaaaaaaaaaaaaaaacctctcctcGTGAAACCGTTGCTAAATCTCCCTGACAACTTAATAGATGTTGTAGAGCGGGGAGCTGTGTGCGTCGGTAATCACCAGCTGGCTCCATGAGTGGGCCGACGTCCTTTGAGCGTTCGTATTCTGTCGAGCCCTCTGCAGCTTCTGTCAAACAAACGGGgggttagctttttttttttaatcgcggAGCTTTGTCGCGAGCAGGCCGCATTCTTTTTGGGGTGTTTCTACACCTAGAGCAGCGCCAGGCCCAGACTTGTGgagtcctccctccctccctccctccctccttccttccctccccagCCCTAAATCGTAAAGCTAGTTGAGAAGATGAAACgctactgcaaaaaaaagccACATGAAAGGGGCTTGTTTTACCGCCCTCAGATACTCCCTTTCCGAAAAAACCTTCGACCCGCGTCGTGCGTTCTTCTGAAACGTCTGCGGGGACTCGATCCAGAGGGGCTTCTCAGGGCTTCTCATGATCGACAGAACGAGCGAGAACAAGGGTGCggtgaagggaagggggggggggtggaaaagaAGGGGTATTTAAAATTACTGggcaagaacaaaaaatatgcaGATAATGGAAGATGCTGTATCTATTCTAAACAGCTGCTCAGCCTAAAATGGAGGGATCTGGTTGTTCCCACAGGCTCGTGGGAGTAACAGGCTGGGTGTGCTGCTTGCGCTGGTGCTCGTGGAGGATTATCCTCAGTACGGCTGTAATGCCTTTCATGCACAGCACAGGTTTTGCCCTTAAcacaaaattctgaaaatatattcacaatatattcacaatatatgtGAATATGAAAAATTATTGCCAGTGTGTCAGATATTGCTGTATTTGAAattcactgctgtgaaatatttatctgtatattttcaatatgtttaatacattttttgcaatatatttcagtaaGAGAAAGTCAGTTTTACAGAAGTTGGAGACCTcggtaaaggaaaaaaaagaaaaaatcaaactCTAGTATATTTCTGTTGGGAACGTgacgttaaaaaaagaaacagaagtaTGCATTTCGCTGGCATTTCCCGTGGTTTTGTCAAATTACAGACTCCGGCAGCAGACTCCAAAGAGAGACGGGACGAGGGGAGAGGTTGACTGCGTCCAAATTCAGAACATGCAATTcgtcccccccctctctctgtccctctctctctcgccctctccctctccctctccctccctctctctcatgctccaAACCTGGGGGTAATTTCCAAGCCTTCGGGTTTTTTTCGTTTCCCATGACCCTCTGCGGTTGGCGCGGGCCTCGTCCGTCCGCGGGCGGTATCGACCCGGGCGGATTTTTTGCGCGCGCTGAGCACTGTGTGATGTCggagggaggagagcggggggggggggagggcggatGAACGGGCCGCTTCCAATGcgttttttctctccccccccccagctgaaccAGGTCGCGGAGGACCCCCTGAAGAGGCCGGTGGTGTATGTGAAGGGCGGGGACGCCATGAGGCTGATGAACATCGTCAACAAGCAGAAGGTCGCCCGGGCCAGGATACAGCACAAGCCGCCGAGGGTAAGAGTTCACCGAAAACCTgaagggaggggtgtgtgtgtgtgtgtgtgtgtgtgtgtgcatgtgtgtgtgtgtgtgcatgtgcgtgatcATGTTCGTGCATGTATATGTgggcgtgtaagtgtgtgtgtgtgtgcatgtgcgtgatcATGTTCGTGCATGTATATGTGgttgtgtaagtgtgcgtgtgtgtgtttctgtgcctgcttatatttttgtaaatctctctctccctctctctctgtctctatcactctgtgtgtgtgtgtgtgtgtgtgtgtgtgtgtgtgtgtggcttgttCTTtcttacataaatacattttgcatttcatataCATGCATTCCCTGTAAATGCTTCTCCATTGTTATACAGGACATAAACAGGccctacataaataaatagcccCAATAAGAACATGAATAATTCAAAGctattcattttgtatttataattttttgctgtttgttttatgaACTTTATACATCATTAGACTTTATCCATTTCCCACGGCTGCCAGGCTGCAGGCCTGTCTCTTCCTGGTGAGATGAGCCTTTTCCAGCGCAGTGGAGGCAGATTCACTATCAGAGCTCACTCCCGAGTCATCACTTTAGAGCCAGATATGCTCTGCAGCACAGGCTAAGcaccgtgccccccccctcccaatcaCAGAATACGCCCAAAATGACTTTCATCTAGTACAACATGAATAAAATCACAATTACTTTACAGAACTAAGTAATATTGAAGAAAACGGTTTTGAGCCTAGCTGTCTCGCCGCTGCGCAGGACTGGTTCAGCTGTCAGCCCCTCTGTCGTTCAAAGGGGTAACTTTCATTTAACCTTTTAAAGTGTAAAATCGCAAATGTGTGATCACAGTGCTCTTTGCTGAACGCTCTAATCCTGATGCAAGTCAccgctggtaactgaaagcaacagagttctagaacactttgacttagaattttgagaaAACGTtacaaaaaaacctactctttcTAAGGGCTAATTCTGATCAGCCTTGAAACATTCTCTACGTGGACTGAATTGTTGAGGGAAAGAATGCAAGGAAGTTTAACAACAAAGAAGACTTCATTCCAGGCATTTAATGCATTGATTGAAATTTTGGGTCGAGggttcaaacctgcaacctccccTTAGCTACATCGCTGATCCTGTATGTACCAGAAATCCCACAGCTCATCGCAGAAGAAACAAGGCTGCAGACACAAGcgccaaaacaaacatttgctcTGAATTGCAGTGTTTCTGACGGTCTGTCACAGCTTGTTCAATTCGGGATTGATTTCCCTGCGAAGCTAGCGGCTATGGCGGGATAAGAGCTGCCACATGGCTAGCGTCTAATCGTTATTATTGAGGGAAAAGGCATCTCTTCTACTGACAGCACTCTGCTGAAAACGCCCGTCTTAATTAGACGATGACACTCACAGCAGGCTTCAGTTCACGGTTGCTAGAATACCGGGActattttaagcatttaaaaaaaaacattttgaagaattacatatatttttttggtataGTGCCCCATTAGCTGGCTTTACCTCCAGTTTAGATCATATCGCTACCATGCAGAAGCATTGACTACTAATCCGTTGCCCACACGATGGggcattttttctgtttattgccttaaactgtgtgtgtgtacttcttTAAGTCTTTCTGGATAAGTGCTTAAAGTGCGATGTTAACTAACGCCCCCTTTGTGTGTTCGATTGCTGTGTCCCCCTCTCCCAACAGCAGCCCACGGAGTACTTTGACATGGGCATCTTCCTGGCCTTCTTCGTGGTGGTCTCCCTCGTCTGCCTCGTCCTGCTCATCAAGATCAAGCTGAAGCAGCGGCGGAGCCAGGTGCGTCTCGTTCTCTCGCCCGAGGAGCGCTGTTTCCCCGGGAAACGGGCCGTCCCAAAAACATTGAGCCGGGTCCTGGAGAAGTGCGCCAGGGTCCCGGCTTTCGGCTCCAGGGGCCAAAGTAGCGCGAAACGATCGCGTCGCTCCGCTGGTTTCTCTTCGGGTTCACGAGTCTCCGGGTAGCGACGTCATAAGTACACGGCACACGGTTGGTCGAACGTTGACCGGTGCCCTAGGTTGATTGGTGGGAACAGCTCAGTTGGCTGATGTCACATGCAGATGCGGAGGAAGTCCGTGGCTTACAAAACCAGGAAGTGAACTGGGTTAGTAATGCTCTGTGGGGGGTGAATTGCAGGGTTTTGTCAGCAGATAATATGAACAGTTTTCAGTTCTCTAGGTGTTCAAGGTATAGGATTTTCAAGTCACGTGACCTAGCagtgcattgtgatgtcatccattAATGCTGCCGCATGCAGCTCTCTGCAGTGAAGTGCTCCAGCTTCCTAAGTGCTCTGTTAGAGCTCCACTTCAGTAAGGCCTGCCTGCACGTGCTGCCATTCATTCCACGGAAGACCTCTTAAGAGGGAACTTCCTGAGTGTAAACAGTGCCTGCTGTGCaggcgagcgtgtgtgtgtgtgggatgtgtatgtactgtgtgtgtgtgggtgggtgagtgtgtgtgtgggatgtgtatgtactgtgtgtgggtgcgtgtgtgtggagggggtgtgtgtacagtatgtgggtgtgtttgtgtgtgtgcgcgcgcgtatgcgtgtgaatgtgcgtTAATATAACTCCTGTGCGTTTCCTCCCGGTCCCTCAGAGCTCCATGAACAGGATGGCGATCCAGGCGCTGGAGAAGATGGAGACGCGCAAGTTCAAGGCCAAGAGCAAGGGCCACCGCGAGAGCAGCTGCGCCGCCTCCGACTCGCTGagctgcagctcctcctccgACTGCGCCATCTGCCTGGAGAAGTACATCGACGGGGAGGTGAGCGCCGCCCCGCCCGTCCTCTATGCTCCCGGGGtcctccctgtcctctctgtcctctctgccgCTCTGCCTCTCTACCTGCCCGTCCTCTACGCTCCCGgctcctcctgtcctctctgctctgctctgcactGCCCGTCCCTCTACGCTCCCGGggtcctcttcctctctgccgCTCTCCTCTCTACCTGCCCGTCCTCTACGCTCCCGTCCTCCTGTCCTCTTTGCTCTCTACTGCCCGTCTCTACGCTCCGGGgtccctcctgtcctctctgccGCCTGACACTCTACCTGCCCATCCTCTACTCTCCCGCggtcctctctgtcctctctgccgCTCTACCACTCTACCTGCCCATCCTCTACGCTCCCGGGGtcctccctgtcctctctgCCGCTCTACCTCTCTTCCTGCCCGTCCTCTACGCTCCCGCGGTCCTTCCTGTCCTCTTTGCTTCTCTATCTGCCCGTTCTGTATGCTCCCGAGTTCTTGTCCGCTACGCTTCTTcacttgtgtttcttttttggatCCCTGTGGATCTTCATCaggtactcacacacatacacacacacacacacacacgggtataTAGAGGTCGCACACACTTCAGACTTTATAGCTCTTGCGTCTGTTTATGCTGGTAGATATTTGCAGAAGCCATTCGGTTTGAGTGCCCTGTTAAAGGCTCCAGTGGGATTTGAGCCTGCAAACCTTCTGTGACCTCGGCAGCCGGTAGTAAAGCACCGTGCAGTGCATCACGTTAATACAGGTCTCTGTGTCAGACCTCCTTTGATATTACTTGGGGATTTGAATGGCGTTTTCCTGAAGAAGGCTCTACCATATCCCACACGGTCTCAGGAGCTGCCGGAGGTCCCAGCGTACATTTTGTGTGACGCCTTCTGGTGGACAACCGATGGTGCTTCAGAGACacgattctttttttctttttcttttactgtaaTATGTTggcatttttttggggggtggggggggtgggtctcGCTCGCCCACCCAACCTTTCGAGACGTCTCGGGATTTGCTCTTCGTCAGGCCTAAGCAGGTTTTTCCCAAAGGGTCATGGGGCCAATGATCAgcaatattaatatatttatataaaaacatttcaagtgCATATATTTGAAATTTATATTAGCGTGCATTtacgtatatatgtgtgtgtctgtctacatacatttatgcatttacttttaaaatatttttatttatttatttatttgtttgtttttgaagggAAAAAGTAACCTACTCTTATGCCTTTGTGACTGTAGCCTgtgcatacatttatttgaaaagtatttataaaacaatgtatttttgccCATGTCTGGCTTTGGTGTTACCCCCCTGGCCACACCATACTTCTGTTTCTTCCCCATCTGAACTCCAACCACTGACCGGCCTGCGTGGTGCTTTGAAGTGCCTAGCCGCACTCCCGCAGCTCTGCTGCCACCTGCAGGACGCCGGCGGAAGCGCACCGCATTCCCCGCATTGGTGttttcacacactgctgctTGAGCTGTGCAATTCCGACTGCACCGCAGAGCTGAGCGCCTTAGCCGCAAGTCCACGGTCCTGACAGGTCCTGTTAAGCCCTACATGTTTCAGGACTTTATTTATGGGGCAGCGCAACATTTACTTTTCTTCAGGGCAGGACGAGGAGTCTAAAAATTCTGTGTAATGAGCGGAGACGGGACGGAACGGAGAGAACTTTTGGAACGCGATGCGAGAAATGCCTGAGATTTGAAAAGCCTGGAAGTCCCCCTGGCTTTTATAGAGAAAACAAGCCACGCGCACTGACAAATTCACTCATTCAAACGGACAGTTCTAAGCACACTGACCGCACAGCACTTTCAGACTTTTCCCTCAAGACTACCAGTATTAACTGGATACTTGACCCCATTTATTCTAGACTGTCCTGTCAAAGAATactacatttatatttgttgAATAACTTcaaaatttgtgtgtgtttgtagagaTGTAACTATAAAGTACTAAGTACTAAGACAACTCATTAAGTTGTCTATTTAATGGGGTTTACGATTAAATAACCAAGTTTGTAATCCCCTGGAGTTTTTACCCGTAGAGGAGAAAGTTTTGTCCTTGCCTTTGCGAATGGGACAATCACGACATGCttcactgtcctcctcctcctccacacagCGAGGGCTGGAGTAGAACGATTCTCAGTAAAAGCCCGCTCTTCTtctcacggcctgctctgtcagACAGGCGTCTGCACGCTGGCTTCCCCACCcttgacccccgacccccccacccctcagcctGGAGTTTCAGGGATGTGACtgtcgccctctctctctctctctctctctctctctctctctctcaggagctgAGGGTCATCCCGTGTGCCCACCGGTTCCATAAGAAGTGTGTGGATCCCTGGCTGCTCCAGCACCACACCTGCCCCCACTGCAGACACAACATCATCGGTGAGCCCCGCGTGTGAGCTGTAAATGAGCAGGACTGTACATAGTTACTGAATTGGACtttccaaatttgggtgggattggagatgccaaatttttttataaaaattttaaaaaactacagtACCCAAGAactgctgtgtctgctgtgcATTTCGGCATTTCAGTGACTAATTTACATCATTAATTTATGAGAGACGTGCAAGAGTGACGTGCACCTTGTTTCCAGGGCTTAAACTAcctgaaatcaaatcaaaaggcactgctgccctccaggactggagtttgattTCCGCGTTTCAGACAGGCGGCTCCTGCTGCATGCAGTCCCCGCGTTTGAAACCGAACGTCAGGGGAAAATGTTTCGTTTGAAGTACCAATCGAGCGCCAGGAACTGGCTCTTGGAAGCCTCGCAAACGATTGATGTGTTCAGCCGTGCACTTCTAATCTGGGCTTTGATTCGGTTGCTTTATGTGAGGAAGAAGAAGCGATTGAACTGTCCCTCTTTGCACTGCCTCTGCAAAATCGTTTGAGAGAGAGGATCTCGCTGGGTTCTTGACAAGTCAATTTTAAAAGTGGTCTGTAGTGCTGAACAGTGCAGCCTATAGCAGGATCCGACGTAGAGCTTCTCGCGTCTTCATTTGGAGCAGCTTCTCCTGTTTCAAAGCCCTGCTGTAGTAGGGAGAGGATCAGCGCAAAGCCTTCGAAACTGctctgtttgtttaattatatgCTGTATTACAGGACGTTCAGTTCTCCGTTTTAATTCATTCTTCATTGTGTTACATCACAGTCGCTTAGCAGAAGCTCCTATATAGAGTGACTTACAAACGAGGAGAACAGCAGTGTTAGCCCGTAGTCAATTAGTGTTACCATGCATAGTGTTGCAATCAAAAGTAAATTTTAAGCAAAACTCTGTATGGTTAACGTCCTTATTTTtcactctcttcccccctccacctcccccacaGAGCAAAAGAAGGGGAACCCCGGTCCGGTCTGCATGGACCCGGGGAACCCGGTCCACAGCCGGCAGCAGCGGGTGGTCCTGCCCGTCCACTACCCGGGACGGGTGCACCGGGCGGGGCCGGTGACGGCGTACCCCACCCGCACCAGCATGGACCCCCACGGCAACCCCATCACCGTGCTGACGGTGGACCAGCACCCCGAGCCGGGCCTCTACCCGCCGCAGTCCTCGGCCTTCATCCGCGGCTACCCGCCCATCCACCTGGACCACGCCCTCAACCCCGCCCACCACTGCGGCCTGGAGCACCGCGGCCCCGCCTACCCCCAGCCCCACGGCTTCAAGCGGCCCAAGTTCCacggggggcggagcttctcCCGGGCCGCCTGCTTCTCCCAGTACGAGACCATGTACCAGCACTACTACTTCCAGGGCCTGACCTTCCCGCAGGCTCCCGAGGGCCAGCCGGGGGCCGGGCCCCACAAGGGCCACCACGGCGGGCGGACTTTCCAGCAGGGCCTGCTGTACCCGGCCGTGGTGCACATGGCGCCCGCCTCCTCGTCCCGCCTGGGCGAGGCGGGCAGCGCGTCCGGGTTCAGCTGTTACCACGGACACCGGTCGGTGTGCAGCGGCTACCTGGCGGACTGCCCCGGCagcgacagcagcagcagcagcagctcggGCCAGTGCCACTGCTCGTCCAGCGACTCCATGCTGGACTGCACCGAGGTCAGCAACCAGGGCGTCTACGGCAGCTGCTCCACCTTCCGCAGCTCGCTGAGCAGCGACTACGACCCCTACGTCTACCGCAGCCGCAGCCCCTGCCGGGGGTCCGgcggcgagggggcgggggcggggtccgGCTGCCCCAccgccccaggccccgcccccggccccgccccctcggcgGACGACCTGCCCCCCTCGGGGGCGCCCACCCCCGGCCAGGACTGCCTCCAGGCCTCGGGGGACCAGCTGTCCGGCTGCGGCCTGGAGCCCGGGTGCAGCGGCTGCCCTTCGCTGGAAGCCAGGGAAACCAGCACCACTACCTCACCCGGGCCCCTAGAGGGCGCCGGAGCGGACCTCCGGAGCCGGGGCAGGGcgcaggaggagggggcagcggcggcggccgaccagcagggggcagcgtcCTACAGCTGCTGCTTCGAGGTCCCGCCCGCCTCCTCGGAGGGCGTGGCCCAGGGGCAGGATTTGGGCGGGGCCTCCTTCCTGGCGGGACGTCGCTGCGCGCGGGGGGCGGAGGCGCGGTCGCCGGGCTCGCGGAACTCGTACGGCGCGGGCGCGGACCACGCGGCCTGCCCCCCGGAGGCGGCGGGAGGCTACGACGCCCTGCCCTGCTGCTTCTACAAGGAGCTGCGCGTGCGCAGGGGGAGCGGGGCGCGCTACCCGGAGGACTGCGCAGTCAACGTGCAGTATGCGCAGACGGACGCCGCCGAGCCGCAGGGCCGCTGCGAGCTCGGCCAGCGCATACCCATAATCCCCGAGGACACGGACTGCGAGATGGGCCTGGGCCCCGGGCCTGGCCCGCAGGCAAGCCTGCTGCCGGCGGGGGGCGGCGGAGACG contains:
- the znrf3 gene encoding E3 ubiquitin-protein ligase znrf3 isoform X1, translating into MILPRRGSDCVADSVVLVILVVTTWGTVFAKDTAFVEVVLFESSPTGEYKTYTTGLQGRFSKAGATISAEGEIVQMHPLGLCNNNDEEDLYEYGWVGVVKLEQPALDPSCLTVLGKAKRAVQRGATAVIFDVSENPDAIDQLNQVAEDPLKRPVVYVKGGDAMRLMNIVNKQKVARARIQHKPPRQPTEYFDMGIFLAFFVVVSLVCLVLLIKIKLKQRRSQSSMNRMAIQALEKMETRKFKAKSKGHRESSCAASDSLSCSSSSDCAICLEKYIDGEELRVIPCAHRFHKKCVDPWLLQHHTCPHCRHNIIEQKKGNPGPVCMDPGNPVHSRQQRVVLPVHYPGRVHRAGPVTAYPTRTSMDPHGNPITVLTVDQHPEPGLYPPQSSAFIRGYPPIHLDHALNPAHHCGLEHRGPAYPQPHGFKRPKFHGGRSFSRAACFSQYETMYQHYYFQGLTFPQAPEGQPGAGPHKGHHGGRTFQQGLLYPAVVHMAPASSSRLGEAGSASGFSCYHGHRSVCSGYLADCPGSDSSSSSSSGQCHCSSSDSMLDCTEVSNQGVYGSCSTFRSSLSSDYDPYVYRSRSPCRGSGGEGAGAGSGCPTAPGPAPGPAPSADDLPPSGAPTPGQDCLQASGDQLSGCGLEPGCSGCPSLEARETSTTTSPGPLEGAGADLRSRGRAQEEGAAAAADQQGAASYSCCFEVPPASSEGVAQGQDLGGASFLAGRRCARGAEARSPGSRNSYGAGADHAACPPEAAGGYDALPCCFYKELRVRRGSGARYPEDCAVNVQYAQTDAAEPQGRCELGQRIPIIPEDTDCEMGLGPGPGPQASLLPAGGGGDEGGRTGEREEPRELRFPPGQFRGQTFLHEEEEVHALFRAQCPSFHEAQGNGKAAGSGPLQPMEKDCVAKPSL
- the znrf3 gene encoding E3 ubiquitin-protein ligase znrf3 isoform X4, with the protein product MITQPHSEPAKRAVQRGATAVIFDVSENPDAIDQLNQVAEDPLKRPVVYVKGGDAMRLMNIVNKQKVARARIQHKPPRQPTEYFDMGIFLAFFVVVSLVCLVLLIKIKLKQRRSQSSMNRMAIQALEKMETRKFKAKSKGHRESSCAASDSLSCSSSSDCAICLEKYIDGEELRVIPCAHRFHKKCVDPWLLQHHTCPHCRHNIIEQKKGNPGPVCMDPGNPVHSRQQRVVLPVHYPGRVHRAGPVTAYPTRTSMDPHGNPITVLTVDQHPEPGLYPPQSSAFIRGYPPIHLDHALNPAHHCGLEHRGPAYPQPHGFKRPKFHGGRSFSRAACFSQYETMYQHYYFQGLTFPQAPEGQPGAGPHKGHHGGRTFQQGLLYPAVVHMAPASSSRLGEAGSASGFSCYHGHRSVCSGYLADCPGSDSSSSSSSGQCHCSSSDSMLDCTEVSNQGVYGSCSTFRSSLSSDYDPYVYRSRSPCRGSGGEGAGAGSGCPTAPGPAPGPAPSADDLPPSGAPTPGQDCLQASGDQLSGCGLEPGCSGCPSLEARETSTTTSPGPLEGAGADLRSRGRAQEEGAAAAADQQGAASYSCCFEVPPASSEGVAQGQDLGGASFLAGRRCARGAEARSPGSRNSYGAGADHAACPPEAAGGYDALPCCFYKELRVRRGSGARYPEDCAVNVQYAQTDAAEPQGRCELGQRIPIIPEDTDCEMGLGPGPGPQASLLPAGGGGDEGGRTGEREEPRELRFPPGQFRGQTFLHEEEEVHALFRAQCPSFHEAQGNGKAAGSGPLQPMEKDCVAKPSL
- the znrf3 gene encoding E3 ubiquitin-protein ligase znrf3 isoform X3 — encoded protein: MRRPSSGKGVKWQTSGEGSRCTVLMITQPHSEPAKRAVQRGATAVIFDVSENPDAIDQLNQVAEDPLKRPVVYVKGGDAMRLMNIVNKQKVARARIQHKPPRQPTEYFDMGIFLAFFVVVSLVCLVLLIKIKLKQRRSQSSMNRMAIQALEKMETRKFKAKSKGHRESSCAASDSLSCSSSSDCAICLEKYIDGEELRVIPCAHRFHKKCVDPWLLQHHTCPHCRHNIIEQKKGNPGPVCMDPGNPVHSRQQRVVLPVHYPGRVHRAGPVTAYPTRTSMDPHGNPITVLTVDQHPEPGLYPPQSSAFIRGYPPIHLDHALNPAHHCGLEHRGPAYPQPHGFKRPKFHGGRSFSRAACFSQYETMYQHYYFQGLTFPQAPEGQPGAGPHKGHHGGRTFQQGLLYPAVVHMAPASSSRLGEAGSASGFSCYHGHRSVCSGYLADCPGSDSSSSSSSGQCHCSSSDSMLDCTEVSNQGVYGSCSTFRSSLSSDYDPYVYRSRSPCRGSGGEGAGAGSGCPTAPGPAPGPAPSADDLPPSGAPTPGQDCLQASGDQLSGCGLEPGCSGCPSLEARETSTTTSPGPLEGAGADLRSRGRAQEEGAAAAADQQGAASYSCCFEVPPASSEGVAQGQDLGGASFLAGRRCARGAEARSPGSRNSYGAGADHAACPPEAAGGYDALPCCFYKELRVRRGSGARYPEDCAVNVQYAQTDAAEPQGRCELGQRIPIIPEDTDCEMGLGPGPGPQASLLPAGGGGDEGGRTGEREEPRELRFPPGQFRGQTFLHEEEEVHALFRAQCPSFHEAQGNGKAAGSGPLQPMEKDCVAKPSL
- the znrf3 gene encoding E3 ubiquitin-protein ligase znrf3 isoform X2 is translated as MILPRRGSDCVADSVVLVILVVTTWGTVFAKDTAFVEVVLFESSPTGEYKTYTTGLQGRFSKAGATISAEGEIVQMHPLGLCNNNDEEDLYEYGWVGVVKLEQPALDPSCLTVLGKAKRAVQRGATAVIFDVSENPDAIDQLNQVAEDPLKRPVVYVKGGDAMRLMNIVNKQKVARARIQHKPPRPTEYFDMGIFLAFFVVVSLVCLVLLIKIKLKQRRSQSSMNRMAIQALEKMETRKFKAKSKGHRESSCAASDSLSCSSSSDCAICLEKYIDGEELRVIPCAHRFHKKCVDPWLLQHHTCPHCRHNIIEQKKGNPGPVCMDPGNPVHSRQQRVVLPVHYPGRVHRAGPVTAYPTRTSMDPHGNPITVLTVDQHPEPGLYPPQSSAFIRGYPPIHLDHALNPAHHCGLEHRGPAYPQPHGFKRPKFHGGRSFSRAACFSQYETMYQHYYFQGLTFPQAPEGQPGAGPHKGHHGGRTFQQGLLYPAVVHMAPASSSRLGEAGSASGFSCYHGHRSVCSGYLADCPGSDSSSSSSSGQCHCSSSDSMLDCTEVSNQGVYGSCSTFRSSLSSDYDPYVYRSRSPCRGSGGEGAGAGSGCPTAPGPAPGPAPSADDLPPSGAPTPGQDCLQASGDQLSGCGLEPGCSGCPSLEARETSTTTSPGPLEGAGADLRSRGRAQEEGAAAAADQQGAASYSCCFEVPPASSEGVAQGQDLGGASFLAGRRCARGAEARSPGSRNSYGAGADHAACPPEAAGGYDALPCCFYKELRVRRGSGARYPEDCAVNVQYAQTDAAEPQGRCELGQRIPIIPEDTDCEMGLGPGPGPQASLLPAGGGGDEGGRTGEREEPRELRFPPGQFRGQTFLHEEEEVHALFRAQCPSFHEAQGNGKAAGSGPLQPMEKDCVAKPSL
- the znrf3 gene encoding E3 ubiquitin-protein ligase znrf3 isoform X5, producing MRLMNIVNKQKVARARIQHKPPRQPTEYFDMGIFLAFFVVVSLVCLVLLIKIKLKQRRSQSSMNRMAIQALEKMETRKFKAKSKGHRESSCAASDSLSCSSSSDCAICLEKYIDGEELRVIPCAHRFHKKCVDPWLLQHHTCPHCRHNIIEQKKGNPGPVCMDPGNPVHSRQQRVVLPVHYPGRVHRAGPVTAYPTRTSMDPHGNPITVLTVDQHPEPGLYPPQSSAFIRGYPPIHLDHALNPAHHCGLEHRGPAYPQPHGFKRPKFHGGRSFSRAACFSQYETMYQHYYFQGLTFPQAPEGQPGAGPHKGHHGGRTFQQGLLYPAVVHMAPASSSRLGEAGSASGFSCYHGHRSVCSGYLADCPGSDSSSSSSSGQCHCSSSDSMLDCTEVSNQGVYGSCSTFRSSLSSDYDPYVYRSRSPCRGSGGEGAGAGSGCPTAPGPAPGPAPSADDLPPSGAPTPGQDCLQASGDQLSGCGLEPGCSGCPSLEARETSTTTSPGPLEGAGADLRSRGRAQEEGAAAAADQQGAASYSCCFEVPPASSEGVAQGQDLGGASFLAGRRCARGAEARSPGSRNSYGAGADHAACPPEAAGGYDALPCCFYKELRVRRGSGARYPEDCAVNVQYAQTDAAEPQGRCELGQRIPIIPEDTDCEMGLGPGPGPQASLLPAGGGGDEGGRTGEREEPRELRFPPGQFRGQTFLHEEEEVHALFRAQCPSFHEAQGNGKAAGSGPLQPMEKDCVAKPSL